GCGCTCGTCCAGCTCGACGTCGGCCGCCGTCACCTCGCGCTCGACGCCGATGAGCGCGGCGGTGTCCCGGGCGATCCGGGTGATCTGCTCGTGCGTCGGGCCGGGCTTCGCGGAGGCGTCGACGCCGATGATCCGGCGGGCCGGTCCACCCTCCTCCGCGAGCGCGGCGAAGCCCGCGACCATCCCGGCCTGGGTGGAGCCGGTCACCGAGCAGACGACCACCGTGTCGAAGACGACGCCGAGCTCACGCTCCTGCTCGGCCACCTCGTACGCCCAGTTCGCGAAGCCGAGACCGCCGAGCGGGTGGTCGGAGGCGCCCGCCGGGATCGCGTACGGCTTCCCGCCGCCCTCCTCCACCTCGCGCAGGGCCTGCTCCCAGCTCTCCTTGAAGCCGATGCCGAAACCCGCCCGTACGAGGCGCACGTCGGCGCCGGCGAGGCGGCTGATCAGGATGTTGCCGACCTTGTCGTAGACGGCGTCCGGCCAGTCGACCCAGCTCTCCTGCACGAGGACGCAGCGCAGTCCGGCGCGGGCGGCGACGGCGGCGACCTGACGGGTGTGGTTGGACTGGACGCCTCCGATGGAGACGAGGGTGTCGCAGCCCTGGGCCAGGGCGTCGGCGACCAGGTACTCCAGTTTGCGGGTCTTGTTCCCGCCGTACGCGACACCCGAGTTGCAGTCCTCGCGCTTGGCCCAGAGGGTGGCGCCGCCGAGGTGGTGGGTGAGCCGTTCGAGGGGGTGGACCGGGGAGGGCCCGAAGAGGAGGGGGTAGCGGTCGAAATCGGAGATCGGCAAGACGGCTCCCGGTGGGTGAAGGTGGCGGCTGGACGAGGACCCTGGCGCGCTATGGACAGTCCGTCGGTGCCGGGATGCCGGTGACCTCGGCCACCTCCACGGCGTCGTCCGCGAGCTGTTCGAGCGCCGCCCAGATCTCCGTGGTGATCCGTACCGCCGCCTCCGCGTCCCCGTCCGCGCACGCGTCGATCAGCCGGGCGTGCAGCTCGGCCGACCCGCAGCTTCCGGAGTCGCCGAAGAGCCGCCGCTCGACGCGGCGGATCAGCGGGGTGTACCGCGCGATGGTGGCGGCGGCCGCGTGGTTGCCGCTGGCGACGACGAGGACCTGGTGGAGGTCGTCGTCGGCGCGCAGGGCGGCCTCCACGTCCGAGCAGCGGACGGCGGCCGCGAAGCGCTCGTTGGCCTCGCGCATGGCCCGGACGCCCTCGGGGCCGAGCAGCGGTACGCCGGTCCTGGCGGCGAGTTCGTGCATCACGCGCACGACCGATGCGGCGTCGCGGACCACGCGGCTGACCGGCCGGGTGACGCGGGTGTAGCTCTGCGGCTTGGTCTCGACGAGCCCCTCGCCGCAGAGCCGGGCCAGGGCCTCGCGCACGGGTGCGCGCGAGAGCCCGAGGAGGTCGGCCAGGTCGGCGTCCTTCAGCGGGGCGCCCGGGGCGAGCTCGCCGCGCACGATGGCCTCGCGCAGCGCCTCGTACGCCCGGTCACGCAGCAGGGTCCGGCCCACGGGCCTCAGTGCGTCCATGGAGTGACATGTTAGATGTCAGTCCATGGACCTGACCAGGGGTCAGAGGGGCAGACCCGGAGGGCCGGAAGGGCAGCCGCCCGGTGGCTCAGCGGCGGGGCTGACGGCGCCAGGGGCCGGTGATCGCGATCAGGATGCCCGGGTTCTGGATGCTGGCGAACAGGGTGTCGCCGTCGGGCGAGAAGCAGACGCCGGTGAACTCGCTGTCGTTGAGGTCGTTGCGGGCGATCGGGTACGTGCGGCCGGAGTCGGTGGCGCCGAAGAGGTGCTGGACGCCTTCGCCGTCCTCGGCGATGACGATGCCACCGTACGGGGAGACGGTGATGTTGTCGGGGCCGTCGTAGGCGCCGTCCTCGTCGGGGGCCGTGTTCACGCCGAGCAGCACCTTGAGCGTGAGGGTGCGGCGCTTGGGGTCGTAGAACCAGACCTGGCCGTCGTGCGCGGCGCCGGGGCTCTCCTCGCGCGCGTAGGAGGAGACGACGTACGCGCCGCCGTCGGCCCACCACATGCCCTCCAGCTTGCGGGCGCGGGTGACCTGGCCGGGGGCGAACTGCTGACGGACCGGGACGGTGCGGCCGTCGCGGTCGGGGACGTCGACCCAGTCCACGCCGTAGACGGTGCCGATCCGGGTGGCGCGGGAGAGGTCGTCGACGAAACGGCCGCCGGAGTCGGTGCACTTGAAGGCCTGGAGCACACCGGCGTCGTCGGCGAGCGTACGGAGCTGTCCGCGCCCGTGCTCGAAGCCCTGCGGCGGCACCCAGCGGAAGAGCAGGCCGTTGGGCTTGGCGGCGTCCTCGGTCAGGTAGGCGTGGCCGCGCTTCGGGTCGATGACGACGGCCTCGTGGTCGTAGCGGCCGAAGGCCTTGACCGGCTTCGGGGCGCGGTTGGCCCGCCGGTCGCGCGGGTCGACCTCGAAGATGTAGCCGTGGTCCTTGGTCATGCCGTTGACGCCCGCGAGGTCGGAGTTCTCCTCACCGGTCAGCCAGGTGCCCCAGGCGGTGCTGCCGCCCGCGCAGTTGGTGGAGGTGCCGGCGATGCCGACCCACTCGGCGACGGTGCCGTCGCGGTGCACCTCGACGACCGTGCAGCCGCCGGATGCGGCCGGGTCGTAGACGAGCCCCTCGGCGAGCGGGACCGGGTGGGCCCACTTGGAGCGGGGGCCCTTCAGTTCGTGGTTGTTGACCAGGTACGTGGTACCGCGCGGGCCGGCGAAGGCCGCCGTGCCGTCGTGGTTGGAGGGCGTGAACTCGCCGCTCTCCAGGCGGGTGACGCCGCTGTGCGTGATGACGCGGTACGAGAACCCGGCGGGCAGGGCGAGGACGCCCTCGGGGTCGGCGACGAGCGCCCCGTACCCGAGCGCGTGGCCGTGGCCCTCTCCGTGACCGTGACCGGTTCCGTACGCCTCCGGCTCGTCGGAGGCGAGGGCCTCGGGCGCGGTGGCGAGAGCGCCGACGACACCGGTGAGGGCGAGCCCCGCACCGGCGACGGCGGACTGCTTGGTGAACTCTCTGCGGTTGAGGGTCATGGTGTACGGGTCTCCCTGTGACGGCCGGATCTCGCCGGTCACCCTTCCGCGCCCCCACGAACACGAGCTGAACGCCACGGAAACGCATCAGGGAACCGGAGAGTCGGAGAGCCAGGGACAAAGGGCGAACGCCCCACTGCCCACAGCCCACTGCCCGCGACCAGCGACCCGCGACCGGCGACCGGCGACCGGCGACCGCCGACGGCGTCAGAGGATCAGGACCCCGACCCCGACCGCGACCGCGCCTTGAAGGCCGACTTACGGGCCTCCTTCGCCGCCGACTTGTCCCGGTGGAGCCGCCCCATCGCCTCCAGGACCTCCGCCGTCGCCGGGTGCTCCACCCGCCAGGCCGCCTCGAAGAAGCCGCTGTGGCGGCCCGCGAGGCCCTCGATCAGCTCCTGGAGCTCCTCCAGGTCGCCGTCCGAGTCGAGCTGCGCGGCGATCGTGTCGATCGCCAGCCAGAAGATCATCTCCTCCGACGGCGCGGGCACGTCCGCCGCGCCGCGCTCCACGAGCCAGACCCGCGCCAGGCCGCCGAGCTCCGCGTCGTCCAGGACCTCCCGGACCGCGGGCTCCGCCTCCGTGCCCACCAGAGAGAGCGCCTGCTGGCAGTGGAGGCGGCGGAGCGGCGAGCCCGCGTCCGCGCCCCGCGCCGCGTGCAGCAGCTCCCGTGCGGCGGTCACCGCGTCGCGGCCGGCGAGCCAGGCGGCGGTCTCGGCGCGCGCGGCGGCCTCCGGGTAGCCGGCGATCCCGCCGAGGAGCGCGTCGGCGCCCTTGTCGGCGAGGTCGCCGACGGCGGGCGCGTCCAGGCCGGCCTCCAGCATCCGGGCCCGGACGCCGTAGAGCCCGAGCGGGGTGAGCCGGACCATGCCGTACCGCGTGACGTCCTCGTCGTCGAGCGTCGCGGCGGGCTCCTCGCCCTCCTCGGCCATCAGGGCCTCGTCGACGGGCTGGTACTCGACGAGACCGATCGGTTCGAGCAGCCGGAACTGCTCGTCGAGCCGCATCATCGCGTCCGAGACCTGCTCCAGGACGTCGTCGGTCGGTTCGCCCATGTCGTCGGGGACGACCATCGACGCGGCGAGCGCGGGCAGCGGCACGGGCCCGTCGCCGGGTCCGCCCTCGCTGACGGTCAACAGGTAGAGGTTGCCGAGTACGCCCTCCAGGAACTCGGCCTCCGCCTCCGGGTCCCACTCCAGGGAATCGAAGTCGAACTCGCCGTCCGCGCCGGCGATCGCGTCCAGGTCGTCGAGGACGGGGACGACGGCGTCGGCGAAGACCGCGTCGAAGCCGTCCAGCCAGAGCCCGAGGACGTCCTGGGGCGAACCGGCCGTGATCAGCGCCAGGTTCTCGCCGGGAGCGGCCCCGCCGGGGGTCTCGTCGTCCGCGCCGTCCTCGACGGTCACCAGGCCGGTGTCGACCGCGAGCCGCCAGGCGTCGCCCGCCAGGATCTCGGCCTCCTCGACGTCGTCCTCGAAGGCCTCGGACCCCTCGCCGGCCGCGCCGCCCTCGCCGTCCGCCTCGACGGTGAGGCCCAGGACCTCCACGGCCTCGGGGAGTTGCTCGTCGACGAGTTCGCCGCCCGTGCCGACCCGGGTCTCGGGTCCGGCCCAGCGGGCGAGCCGTACGGCGCGGGCGAGGAGGGGCGAGGCCAGGGCGTCCCGCGCCAGCTCCGCGTCCGCGGGAAGCCGAACGGGGGGAAGGGTGGGCTGCTCGGCTGACATGTGGGGTGTCTCCTCGACGCGTACGGAAGGGGATGGGGACAGGGGACGGGGACGTGCGCCATGGCGTCGTGCGCCCGGGCATCGCGCGCCCCGGCGTGTGCCGTGAGGCGAAAGAGCGGTACTCAGCGTAGACGCATCCGGGGGAACGTCCGGCGGTTCACGGATCCGTCAGCCTTCGTACACCCGTCGACTCTTGACAAGTTCCCCCCTCTCGCAAGAGATTGACGCGCGTAGATTCATCTGCCGTTCCTCCAAGCACCCTCCGGAGCCCTGATGCCTTCCTCCATACCGAGATCTGCCGCCGTCTCCGCCGTCGTCGCCGCCGCCCTCGCCGCCGGACTGCTCGCCGGTTCGACGAGCGCCGCCGCCGACGACAGCGCCGCCGGCGTCCGCATCCACGACATCCAGGGCACGACCCGCGTCTCCCCCCTCGTGGGCAAGCAGGTCACCGGCGTCACGGGCATCGTCACCGGCGTCCGCACCTACGGCTCGCGCGGCTTCTGGATCCAGGACACCGAGGCCGACGCGAACCCGGCCACCAGTGAGGGCCTGTTCGTCTTCACCAGCTCGGTCCCGACGGTCGCCGTCGGCGACGCGGTCAGCCTGAACGGCACGGTCACCGAGTACGTCCCGGGCGGCCTCACCTCCGGCAACCAGTCGCTGACCCAGATCTCCAAGCCCGTCATCACGGTGGTCTCGAAGGGCAACCCGGTCCCGGCCCCGGTGACGATCTCCGCCTGGTCCGTCCCCGACACGTACGCGCCCGAGGGCGACCCGGCCGCCGCCGGCTCGATCAACGGCCTGCCGCTGGACCCGGAGACGTACGCCCTGGACTACTACGAGTCGCTGGAGGGCACGAACGTCCGCATCGGCTCCTCGCGGGTGGTCGGCGCCACCGACCCGTACGCGGAGCTGTGGGTGACGGTGAAGCCGTTCGAGAACGACAACCGGCGCGGCGGCACGGTCTACGGCTCGTACACGTCGCAGAACACGGGCCGGCTGCAGATCCAGTCGCTGACCCCGCTCGCCCAGCAGCCCTTCCCGAAGGCGAACGTCGGCGACGTGCTCACCGGCACGACCGAGGGCCCGCTCGACTTCAACCAGTTCGGCGGCTACACGCTGACGGCCCGGACCCTCGGCACGGTCGAGGACAACGGCCTGGAGCGCGAGACCACGGACCGGCAGCACAAGAACGAGCTGGCCGTGGCCACGTACAACGTCGAGAACCTCGACCCGAGCGACCCGCAGGAGAAGTTCGACGCGCTCGCGAAGGCGGTCGTCGACAACCTCGCCTCGCCCGACATCCTCGCCCTGGAGGAGATCCAGGACAACAACGGCGCCAAGAACGACGGTACGGTCGCCGCCGACCAGACGGTCAAGAAGTTCACGGACGCGATCGTCGCGGCCGGCGGTCCGGCGTACGAGTGGCGCTCGATCGACCCGACGAACAACAAGGACGGCGGCGAGCCCGGGGGCAACATCCGCCAGGTCTTCCTCTTCAACCCCGAGCGCGTCTCCTTCACCGACCGCGCGGGCGGCGACGCCGCCACGGGCACGGCCGTGACGGGCACGAAGGGCCACGCCGCGCTGACCCTCTCCCCCGGCCGGATCGACCCGGCGAACACCGCCTGGGAGAGCAGCCGCAAGCCGCTCGCGGGCGAGTTCGTCTTCCGCGGCCGTACGGTCTTCGTGATCGCCAACCACTTCGGCTCGAAGGGCGGCGACGAGTCCCTCGTCTCGCACCACCAGCCGCCGAACCGTTCCTCCGAGGCGAAGCGACTGCTCCAGGCGCAGGCCGTCAACGCCTTCGTGAAGGACATCATCGCCGTGGAGAAGCAGGCCGACGTGCTGGTCGTCGGTGACATCAACGACTTCGAGTTCTCCGGGACGACGCAGGCGCTGACGGACGGCGGCGCGCTGTACCCGGCCGTGAAGTCGCTGCCGCGCGCCGAGCGGTACTCGTACGTCTACCAGGGCAACAGCCAGGTCCTCGACCAGATCCTGACCAGCCCGGGCGTGCACCACTTCGAGTACGACAGCGTGCACGTCAACGCGGAGTTCGCCGACCAGGACAGCGACCACGACCCGCAGGTGCTGCGCTTCCGCCCGTGACGTGATCCCCGGCCACACGCCCGCGCCGCGACTCGGCGCGGGCGTGTACCGCCGACCCCGGCCGCCGACCCCGGCCACCGGCGAGGTCGAGGACGCGGGTGCCGTCCGTGCGAGACTCGGCTCCGTGATCCTGCGCCCCGCCACCCACGCCGAACTGCCCGCCGTCCTCGCCCTGCTCGCCGACGAGGAGCGGGTCGTGGACCCCGGCTCGGTCACCGTGACCGAGGCGTACGAGCGGGCCTTCGCGGACATCGAGGCCGATCCGCGCAACGAGATGCTGGTCCTCGTGGACGGTGAACTCGTCCTGGGCTGCCTCCAGATCACGTACATCCCGGGTCTCGGCAAGGGCGGCGCCGAGCGCGCCCTGGTCGAGGCGGTCCGGATCAGGGCCGACCGGCGGGGCGCCGGGCTCGGCCGGGAGCTGATGGAGCGGGCCGTGGCGCGGGCGCGGGCACGCGGCTGCGCGCTCGTCCAGCTGACCAGCGACAAGCGGCGGACCGAGGCCCACCGCTTCTACGCCTCGCTGGGCTTCGCACGCAGCCACGACGGTTTCAAACTGCGCTTCTGACTGCGCTTCTGACTGCGCTTCCGCAAGCGCTTCTCAGAGCGCTTCCGAGGGTTCCGCTATCCGAGCAGGTGCCCACCGCCGTCCACGAGAGGCACCACGTTTCAGCAGGTCTTATCTCTTGACCCAAGCAGATCTAAGTGGACCTTCATGGTCCGATCCGCGCAGACTGCCGAGATGAGCCCTGTACGTCCTTTCGGCCGCGCCCTCTGCGCGATGGTCACCCCGTTCACCCCGTCCGGCACGCTCGACCTCGACCGGGCGGGCGAGCTGGCCGCCCACCTCGTCGCGGAGGGCTGTGACGGCCTGGTCCTCAACGGCACCACCGGCGAGTCCCCGACCACCACCGACGCCGAGAAGGCCGCCCTCGTGCGGGCCGTCCGCGCGGCGGTCGGCCCGGGCCCCTCGCTCCTCGCGGGCGTCGGCACCGCCGACACCCGGCACACGGTGGAGCTGGCGCGGCAGGCCGAGGAGGCGGGCGCCGACGGAGCGCTCGTCGTCACCCCGTACTACAGCCGCCCTCCGCAGGCGGCCGTCGAGGCGCACTTCCTGAAGGTCGCCGACGGGACCGGCCTTCCGGTGATGGTCTACGACATCCCGGGCCGCACCGGGACCCGGGTCGAGCCGGCGACGATGCGGCGCCTCGCCGAGCACCCGCGGATCGTGGCGGTGAAGGACTGCTCGTACGACCTCCTGACCTCGGCCCGGCTGATCGCGGAGACCCCGCTCGCGTACTACTCGGGCTGCGAGGAGCTGAACCTGCCGCTGTACGCGGTCGGCGGCGCCGGCTACGTCAGTACGGTGGCGAACGTGGTGCCCCGTCAGCTGCGCGCGGTCCTCGACGCCCTCGACAGCGGGGACGCCACCGGTGCGGCCCGGCTCAACGCGCTGACGCTGCCGCTGGCCGAGCTGATGATGGCCGCGGGACTGCCGGGCACGGTGACCGTCAAGGCCCTGCTCGGCGGGCCGGTCCGCGAACCGCTGCAGCCCGCCGACCGGGAGACGGTCGACGGGCTGCGTACCGCGCTCGAAGCACTGCTTCAGGCGGAGTCGGTGGTGTAGGTCCGGCCGAGGATCGCGGCGTGCTCCAGGACGTCCTCCAGCGGGTCGTCGATCTGGCCGGTGTGGAGCGAGAGGCTGGGCCCGTTCGTGACGGTGGGGCCGTTGTGCGTGTGCGTCTCGTCCGCCTGGGCCACGCCGGCCGGCAGCAGTACCGCCACCGCCGTGAGCACTCCGGCGACCGTGGGCTTCGTCCTCATGTCGACTCCTCGCCTTGTCTGCTTACCGTGACTCTGCGTTCTGTTAACGCAGAGTCACGGCATCAGTTGTGGCTACCGGGTCGGTTGCGGCTACCGGATCAGTTGTGGCTGTGGAGGACCTCGTTCAGCCCGCCCCAGACCGCGTTGTTCGGGCGGGCCTCGACGGCGCCGGTGACCGAGTTGCGGCGGAACAGGATGTTCGAGGCGCCGGAGAGCTCGCGGGCCTTGACGACCTGGCCGTCGGGCAGGGTGACCCGGGTGCCGGCCGTGACGTACAGACCGGCCTCGACGACGCACTCGTCACCGAGGGCGATGCCGACGCCCGCCTCGGCTCCGATCAGGCAGCGCTCGCCGATCGAGATGACGACGTTGCCGCCACCGGAGAGGGTGCCCATGGTGGAGGCGCCGCCGCCGATGTCGGAGCCGTCGCCGACGACGACGCCGGCGGAGATCCGGCCCTCGACCATCGAGGTGCCGAGGGTGCCGGCGTTGAAGTTGACGAAGCCCTCGTGCATGACGGTGGTACCGGCGGCGAGGTGGGCGCCGAGACGCACGCGGTCGGCGTCGGCGATGCGGACCCCGGCGGGCACGACGTAGTCGGTCATGCGCGGGAACTTGTCGATGCTCGTCACGGCGAGGTGCAGGCCCTCGGCGCGGGCGTTGAGCCGCACCTTCTCGACGTCGTCCACGGCGACCGGGCCGAGCGAGGTCCAGGCGACGTTGGTGAGCAGGCCGAAGACGCCGTCCAGGCTCTGGCCGTGCGGCGTGACCAGCCGGTGGCTGAGCAGGTGCAGGCGCAGGTAGGCGTCGTGCGCGTCGAGCGGCTTCTCGTCGAGCGAGGCGATGACGGTACGGACGGCGACCACCTCGACGCCCCGGCGTGCGTCCACGCCGAGGGCCTTGGCGGCGCCCTCGCCGAGGGCGTTCACGGCCTCGTCGGGGGAGAGCCGCTCGGTGCCGGCGGGGCCGGGCGCGTCGGTCAGCTCGGGGGCGGGGAACCAGGTGTCGAGAACGGAGCCGTCACCGGCGATGGTGGCGAGGCCGGCGGCGACGGCGCCGGTGGTGCGAGGAGCAGTGGTCATGACGGAAAACCTAACCGGCGGGCCCCCGCCCGGGCCAACCGGTCTCAGGTGACGGTCGCGTCGCGGGCCGTCTCCGGCGGAT
Above is a genomic segment from Streptomyces sp. NBC_00094 containing:
- the dapD gene encoding 2,3,4,5-tetrahydropyridine-2,6-dicarboxylate N-succinyltransferase, producing the protein MTTAPRTTGAVAAGLATIAGDGSVLDTWFPAPELTDAPGPAGTERLSPDEAVNALGEGAAKALGVDARRGVEVVAVRTVIASLDEKPLDAHDAYLRLHLLSHRLVTPHGQSLDGVFGLLTNVAWTSLGPVAVDDVEKVRLNARAEGLHLAVTSIDKFPRMTDYVVPAGVRIADADRVRLGAHLAAGTTVMHEGFVNFNAGTLGTSMVEGRISAGVVVGDGSDIGGGASTMGTLSGGGNVVISIGERCLIGAEAGVGIALGDECVVEAGLYVTAGTRVTLPDGQVVKARELSGASNILFRRNSVTGAVEARPNNAVWGGLNEVLHSHN
- a CDS encoding endonuclease/exonuclease/phosphatase family protein; translated protein: MPSSIPRSAAVSAVVAAALAAGLLAGSTSAAADDSAAGVRIHDIQGTTRVSPLVGKQVTGVTGIVTGVRTYGSRGFWIQDTEADANPATSEGLFVFTSSVPTVAVGDAVSLNGTVTEYVPGGLTSGNQSLTQISKPVITVVSKGNPVPAPVTISAWSVPDTYAPEGDPAAAGSINGLPLDPETYALDYYESLEGTNVRIGSSRVVGATDPYAELWVTVKPFENDNRRGGTVYGSYTSQNTGRLQIQSLTPLAQQPFPKANVGDVLTGTTEGPLDFNQFGGYTLTARTLGTVEDNGLERETTDRQHKNELAVATYNVENLDPSDPQEKFDALAKAVVDNLASPDILALEEIQDNNGAKNDGTVAADQTVKKFTDAIVAAGGPAYEWRSIDPTNNKDGGEPGGNIRQVFLFNPERVSFTDRAGGDAATGTAVTGTKGHAALTLSPGRIDPANTAWESSRKPLAGEFVFRGRTVFVIANHFGSKGGDESLVSHHQPPNRSSEAKRLLQAQAVNAFVKDIIAVEKQADVLVVGDINDFEFSGTTQALTDGGALYPAVKSLPRAERYSYVYQGNSQVLDQILTSPGVHHFEYDSVHVNAEFADQDSDHDPQVLRFRP
- a CDS encoding GNAT family N-acetyltransferase produces the protein MIPGHTPAPRLGAGVYRRPRPPTPATGEVEDAGAVRARLGSVILRPATHAELPAVLALLADEERVVDPGSVTVTEAYERAFADIEADPRNEMLVLVDGELVLGCLQITYIPGLGKGGAERALVEAVRIRADRRGAGLGRELMERAVARARARGCALVQLTSDKRRTEAHRFYASLGFARSHDGFKLRF
- a CDS encoding alkaline phosphatase PhoX, which produces MTLNRREFTKQSAVAGAGLALTGVVGALATAPEALASDEPEAYGTGHGHGEGHGHALGYGALVADPEGVLALPAGFSYRVITHSGVTRLESGEFTPSNHDGTAAFAGPRGTTYLVNNHELKGPRSKWAHPVPLAEGLVYDPAASGGCTVVEVHRDGTVAEWVGIAGTSTNCAGGSTAWGTWLTGEENSDLAGVNGMTKDHGYIFEVDPRDRRANRAPKPVKAFGRYDHEAVVIDPKRGHAYLTEDAAKPNGLLFRWVPPQGFEHGRGQLRTLADDAGVLQAFKCTDSGGRFVDDLSRATRIGTVYGVDWVDVPDRDGRTVPVRQQFAPGQVTRARKLEGMWWADGGAYVVSSYAREESPGAAHDGQVWFYDPKRRTLTLKVLLGVNTAPDEDGAYDGPDNITVSPYGGIVIAEDGEGVQHLFGATDSGRTYPIARNDLNDSEFTGVCFSPDGDTLFASIQNPGILIAITGPWRRQPRR
- a CDS encoding 1-aminocyclopropane-1-carboxylate deaminase, producing the protein MPISDFDRYPLLFGPSPVHPLERLTHHLGGATLWAKREDCNSGVAYGGNKTRKLEYLVADALAQGCDTLVSIGGVQSNHTRQVAAVAARAGLRCVLVQESWVDWPDAVYDKVGNILISRLAGADVRLVRAGFGIGFKESWEQALREVEEGGGKPYAIPAGASDHPLGGLGFANWAYEVAEQERELGVVFDTVVVCSVTGSTQAGMVAGFAALAEEGGPARRIIGVDASAKPGPTHEQITRIARDTAALIGVEREVTAADVELDERYHAGVYGVPDEATLDAMRLAARTEGMITDPVYEGKSMAGLIDLVERGEIGRDSTVLYAHLGGQPALNAYSALFS
- the dapA gene encoding 4-hydroxy-tetrahydrodipicolinate synthase encodes the protein MSPVRPFGRALCAMVTPFTPSGTLDLDRAGELAAHLVAEGCDGLVLNGTTGESPTTTDAEKAALVRAVRAAVGPGPSLLAGVGTADTRHTVELARQAEEAGADGALVVTPYYSRPPQAAVEAHFLKVADGTGLPVMVYDIPGRTGTRVEPATMRRLAEHPRIVAVKDCSYDLLTSARLIAETPLAYYSGCEELNLPLYAVGGAGYVSTVANVVPRQLRAVLDALDSGDATGAARLNALTLPLAELMMAAGLPGTVTVKALLGGPVREPLQPADRETVDGLRTALEALLQAESVV
- a CDS encoding GntR family transcriptional regulator; protein product: MDALRPVGRTLLRDRAYEALREAIVRGELAPGAPLKDADLADLLGLSRAPVREALARLCGEGLVETKPQSYTRVTRPVSRVVRDAASVVRVMHELAARTGVPLLGPEGVRAMREANERFAAAVRCSDVEAALRADDDLHQVLVVASGNHAAAATIARYTPLIRRVERRLFGDSGSCGSAELHARLIDACADGDAEAAVRITTEIWAALEQLADDAVEVAEVTGIPAPTDCP